In Oreochromis niloticus isolate F11D_XX linkage group LG12, O_niloticus_UMD_NMBU, whole genome shotgun sequence, the DNA window CTGGTTATTTTCAGTCTATTAGAGGTTTCATAATAGAAAAACATTCCCTGTGCGCACAGTAAAAAGTTCCCTCACAGCACTCGAGTGGATCCTTACAAGTATTTTGGTTTAGAAACGCACGTGCTTTGCTTGATCTAACAGTATTAGAAATGAAACCACTGAGTCCCAGCTATCAGTATCTCATCCTTATCTCAACATCTGAGATATAGcttatgaataaaaacaatgaaacatcTGCATGCTTTACTCAAggaaagtttttagatactttGGATTCTCATTTATGCTTATTCACACTTTTCTTTTGAAGCCTTCCACTTCTGTAATTTGACAGCTGCTTGTGTAGATTAAAGTTTTGTGTACAGAACATATATAGCACTTTAGACAGAGTTTAAATGATAGACTCTTTAGTACACTAGTACAATGTTTAGTTACTTTAATTTAAATGAGATCTACTTTTTATGTGTGATACATTTACTTATAAGTCTTAACTTAgtaaagaacaataaaacactgcAAGTGAGCTGCAAGTAATTCTTAAACAAGCTCATAAAAGAAATATGTTGGTGTGACATTCCTTATCGTTTAGTCTAAGAAATAATTTCCTTGTTCACCAGAACCTGAGCTGGAGCCTTCAGAGAAGTGGTCAGCTGAAAGTAAGGAAATTCCCCACATTCCACATTGTTGACTTGTTCGATTATGTAATCAGTTTTTACTTAAGACTGATGTGCACTGATCTGCAGGGATCCAGTTGTCCGCCAACATagaagaaagtaatgaagcaGACAAGAACCTCTTCAGACTAACACCTCATGGGGCTCTACCAGACTGGTGAGATTTGACATAACTCCTTTGTGGTCACGGGATGACTTTTCATATCCCAACATGAAAAAAGACAGGAGTGCTGAGAATAACAAATGTTCGCAACTTTCAGAAATTTAATCAAGCTTTTATATTCAGTGTAAGATGGATGTTTTAGGCCTAAGAGTATGAACTTAGACAGAAGAGGGTCAAAAGCAGGGTATCCAACACAGGTTCTTGCTGATTAGTGTAAACAATTAAATACAATAATACTAGAAATGCACTCATTTCCAGAACTCAACATTGCTACAGTTAGCCACACAGAAAGTCACATTATGCCAGATGCGTTCACTTAAAATGTGCAGTAGATGGCTTATTGTCATCCACCTTTTTCTGAAAGTAGCCAATCCACTAAAAGTGCTCATTCCTACCTATGAAGTTGGAAAGAAATTAGCTATAGAGATGAAAAACTTTTTGAATTTTTGAGACTTATGAATagcataaaaatgtttttaagtgGCAGGAAAGAGCTTCCATAGAGAGGCTTCACATTATGCTGACAGGaaatggaaaaatgtgtattaaaaaaaaaaagtcaaattctCATTTTGAACTTATGATTGAGGTTAATGTTACCGTGCTTCTGCACCACATCCAGATCTATAACAGGTTAAAGTTTTAGATCAGATCagttttaacatatttttattgCATGAAGCACATCTAAGTTCCATATACTTATTTATAAATAAGAATTTGTTTATATCttaattaataaatattcaTTTACAGCAATTTTCACATGAGATACAGACTGCTGCTGATGTCTTATGTGAATGCTTGTACCATCAAAAACTACAAAGCCGAGAGCGGTGGGAAAAAATGTGTGGGACGGACAAGTTTGGATTTGTTGTTACAGGCACTTGCAATGAAGTCAACATTAAACTGCTGtccatggtgtgtgtgtgtgtgggtgtgggtgttaTATTTCAGGAGCGAGGATGTAGATAGACTGTCAGACCCAGGAAAGCAGCACACTCAACCAAAGAGCATATTCGACTTTGAGCCTGGAAAGAGCACCACCTCAGAAAGCCACAGTCAGGTACAACCTCACATGCTCTCATAGTTTAAAAGCAGGCTCTGATTCCTGCATTAAAAAATGTTCCTTCATGATTCTCTAAGCTCCAGGTTGTTGTTTGTGCTTATGCATCGCATTCTTTGTACAGTCTTGCACTGTTTTCCCAGTGCGGAGCTCAAGAAGAGGTTGGTTACCTTTTCTGTAAGGATTACAGTCTAAGTCTTTGTATTCCATCTTCTCACGCGAGGTGTTTAATAACTTGAGAGTGTGGTCAGTGTACGGTACCTACCACTTACCACCAGATTTACTCACTCCTTTTATTCAGAGGATCCAGTAGGCTCCCcgcattcattcatttatcttTTCAGTCAAAAAAAGACACTATGTATTTATGTTGAGCCTTGAGGGGTTTTACACCTTAAGTCAGTGATTTACAGGCTGGTGAGGCTGACGCTCTGAACTAAGAGCTGTTGTAACTGAGTGTGCAGTGAGTACTAGACCAGTGTCTCTTCAGAGTTTCTATTTTGAATGGCTCTTGCAACAATGTCCCAGATCTGGTGCATATTGTGCCTTGTGTCTACACTTGTGAAGAAAAGAAATCTTTGTTTCCACTCCCCCACCGGAGCTGTGGGGTCTTGTGATGCGTATTATGGTCCTAACCTCTTGTGGTGTATAATGGCTCACAGCATGGAGACTTATTTCATTTCCTCTTTATGACACTGGGCAATGTTGAATCCCCTGGATAGTATTTACAAAACCAGCTCACAGACCATATCAGGTGTTGTGCTGCTTCACAGTGACATTACAGTTTGTGATTGTAGTGAGGATGACCGCCCCCCAAAAGGAGGGAAGGACTTGGCGTTCAGAAGGACATATTAAGCCAAGGTGGTACAAAAAATAGAGCATTAGTCTGTGTTTCATACCAGCAGAGCCTTTTAAAGTAATGTTTCATAGAATCAGGGATGAAGGCAAAGAGGCATTAAAAGAGGAATTTCTGTGCTAGTTAAACCAAACATGCAGATTTATGTCTCTTGGCAGCCAGCCTATATCTGAAGAAGCTACAAAAGTTAGATTGTACACAACCTGGGcctcaaaattcaataaaaaacaGTATAAATTAGTGAAATATTTTACAACTAAGCAACCACAGAACTGAGACATCTCTGGGAATTACATGGGTTGCCTATATAGCTAGAGACCAATCGATTTTTCTGGGGCTGATATTATCAGCTGATATTAGTGGTTTGTCAATTTATTGGTGTTGGCATTTATAACAGCctgtaaatgaacatttaaaaagtaaagaaatgcTGGGTGAAACGCCCGTCAGCCACGTTATAAGTGTTGATGTTGCATTTGTCCACTGGAGGGCGCTCCTACTTGTTCTAACGCCACAAACACCGACAAGCTGATCCTGGCAGAGCGGAATGACTAAATAATTACATATTATATGGAAATCTGTTTATGCGtgctgtgtgtgacagaaacaaAATAACTGATATTGGAATATTggatttttaaatcaccaaatatcaATATTGCTATTCCAGTATCAGTAAGGCTCTATTCATTAatatcatttcatttcaattgttttcttttttgtttttttgtccatAGACACATCTATATGCACAGAAGCCGCAAGAGAAACCCAAATCTCCTTCAATAGAGGTGAGCCTCTTttacagtatttatttctgcgtTCTAAGATGTCATCTGTTTAAAATGCTTAAAAGGGGACATCATCAGCTCCAAACTTCAGACTCTGTATTAGTGTTTTAATCTTGCCATTCCACCTCCACAACTGTTCGGACTCAGGCCAGTCTGGTGTCTGAGCTGAGTCGATTTGAGGCTGAGCTGGACTCGGAGATTCAAGGCCTGGAGCGGAGACTTTCCCAGAAGAAGCAGCATCGAGGCTGGGGTGAGGTACTGAGCCCCCCTCCTGACTCTCTCTGCTGAAGCATCCCCCCGCCACCACCAATTTAGTAGAATTGCCACTTCCCTACACTTCCAATGAAGGCTGTGCGCCAGTGAGATCCCTCTGCTTCCTTATCTTTGACATGTTTTCCTATGCCACCTGGATGATATAGTCTGCCTGTCTGCCTTTGCATTCGGATCAGTCTGCTTTGTAAATCGCCTGCTTGCAAGTTCCTCCACAACGAGACCTGCCTGCCGAAAAAGAATTACAAAATCAAATTTTTCAGTActttttgattattttcttcTGAACTCTCCTTGCAGTATCACAGAGACTGTGCCAAAATTTGTCATGCTTTTTCCTGATTCCTGTGTGATTGAATCAGCCTCATAGTCTGCAATTTAACTGAAATCACAGGCGGCTCAGACAGATCATGAGTGGTGCTGCTTGTAGCCTGAGGAGGATAGGACCCAGGGGATTTCTTGCTCCTTTGGGAGTGGTCAGCACCTCGACTTTGTCTGAGTTGTTGTGAGATTTCCTCTGAGCTGTGAGATACAGAAGGCTTCAGGGAAAAATAACTGTGTTTACTGTTCACTCTGCTTGCAGGAGGCTAGAGCCAGGGATCCAGTAACTGCTCCAAAGAGTGGCACTACTAGTTACAGGTCAGTCACTGGCATTGTTACACTCTTAATACGTAGACAGAATAAGGGATGTAATAATGATTACTCTGTATGATATTCAGCTGGATTTAATTGCATTTATATTGTACATATCTTTTATGCTGCACTCTTATGAGTTAATCTCCATTTTCCTTACTTTATCTGTACCCATATTAATTGGCATAAACACGTATTAATATCAGTAGTTTTTAAGTAATTTAGATCACTGTCTGTATGCATTCCAGGTTGTTTGAGGAATTCTTATTTTGTGGCAATGTTTAAAAGTTTTCAAAGTGATTTTCATCTCCTGTGCACATTGTATCATAGTGGCATATGCAGGACAGGTTAATAGAAAATCCAGGGTCACTACATAACAGACCTCCTCTGAGAGCAACTCCCTGCCTCTTAATCCACTTTAATATTGCGTCATCTCTTAGTAGTAACAGCTCCTTTCTTCCCGCTGTATTAAGAAACCCAGCACCGTGATTTGACAGAAAAACCATTAATACTTTGCACGGAACCCACTGGTATTTCAGGTGACTTTCTGTTAATTGAAGTCCAAGTACAGTATTTACCTTAAACAGCTGACGACATTTCACATTTCTTCCCGTGTGTGTAATGCATTCTTGGAGGATTCTCTCTGTTGTTTGCTAAGTTGAGTTCATTGGTTGTGACCTTTTCCAGTCTCAGGAGATTTGGCTTAGGACATAGgaaatttaaaacacacagcagGGAAACTCTGTCAGCTCCTCACTGCTTCCTGTTATCTGGACACTTGGACTGTTTAGCTGTGCGAGTCCAGCTGCAACCACTAAGATACAAGAACTGTGCTGTCTGCATATGCAAATCAGCTCATGAGGAATCCAAGCTGGAATCTTTCGGGTTTCGGATTCATTCCCAACCCAAacacaaactcaaatgcaaACACTCAGGATTGTGATTAATAAATCGTGTATCGAGATTGTAAAGACAACTAAAGCCTCATGCTTCACTGGAAGCATATTTTCAAGTCAAGGAGTCATCTGCAAGCCCTTCCAGCCTTTCAGTTATATACAGGAAATGTGCAGAAAACTCACACACTCTCttacactcatacacacacacactcccagcTTTAACTTTGTGCCTTTTCATCTAAATGTTTGATATTAGAACTGAAAAGAGACAAACTTTTCAGATTTATATCATAGTCACTATGTTCTCCACTTTTTCAGCAATTCATCAGCATCAAAGCAGCCTGTCCATCACTTTGTTGGCACATCATCACCCTCTGCGCCCACATATGGTAAACACAGagcaacacacatgcacactgagGCCTTCCTGGCATCTCTGCAATGTCATCGATAGTGATTTATTACAAAACTCTCCTTAAGTTGATAATAATCAGCTTTTCCTCATTCGTTAATCCACTCTTACTCAAAGACACATGTGCTTTTAGAGAACAGGCCGCTCATTTAATCAACCCGCATATAGTTGATGAAAGTCCCGAGTAATCTAATATTTGCTGTTAGTCTCAAGGCTGTCTTTCATTGCTAACGTTGTCTCCTGCTATTTTACTTGTTAGCTGAAGCTAACAAGTTACCATGGAAAgtctttgtagttttttttcctcctaaaGAAACAGCTGTGGATGGGTGGGGAGGAAGCCCTTAAAAGTAGGAAGTGAAACCCGGAAGACCTGATTAAAGATTAGCGCTATCCAATTGTTTTTCCTGGAAGTTCAAAATCCCTTTTAACCCCATGTAGCTGTTATGATTATGATTGCTTTTACACAGCAACGCATTCAAAAACAACAAGGGAACAAAGGAGTGCATGTATCAGACTTCACTTGCTGTCCCTACTTTGCTCCACAGTAGAACGTCTTTCGCCTGCAAATGAAACCATGGAGGTCCCACctaaaaaagaggagaaaaaggtATGTTTCTACCACTTTATTGCTACTTACAAAAGAAGACCgtaataaatacatttgcattttgattttattttgaaggctggATTCTTTGCATGTGACAACTGCATTTTTTTGATTTGACAACATTTGATTTGTTTCTCCAGATGAAAGCAGCACGAGCCAAGTTTGATTTCCAGGCTCAGTCACCCAAGTAAGTTACAGAAGGAGCTGATACAATAAATTTGTAATTTCTTCTCTCAATGTAAAGTTACAGGTGTATCAGAAACTGAGATGTTCCTTTTGTGTTTCTCactatctttttttcttccttcaggGAGCTCACACTGCAGAAAGGCGACATTGTTTACATCCACAGGCAGGTAGATGCCAACTGGTTTGAAGGAGAGCATCATGGAAGAGCTGGTATTTTCCCAACAACATATGTGGAGGtaaacttcttcttcttctttgatgtTATGTATAATGGCATGAATTTGGCTAAAAACTCCAATGTCTTTCACAGGTTCTGCCTCCTACAGAAAAACCGACACCTATAAAGTCTCCCAGTCTTCAGGTGCTGGAGTATGGGGAAGCTGTGGCTCTATTTAACTTCAATGCGGACCTACCTGTTGAACTTTCTTTCCGTAAGGTAAGTGGTTCATAATGCATCACTTCTGTTTGAACTAAAGGTTAGAGCAGAAACAGAGCCAAAACATAATTAGATTTAGGTTTTCCCTATTCAGTTCTCACTGTTTATGTCACTATTTAAGACTTTTTTAACCTCGATTCTCTATTTTAGGGTGAGGTGATCAGCATAACCAGGCGTGTTGATGATCAGTGGTTGGAGGGCAGGATTCCAGGAACAAGTCGCAGCGGCATCTTCCCAGCCAATTATGTTCAGGTCAACAAGATGCCCCGCACCAAATACTCCATGGATGACTACTCACCGGGACCCATGTCACCCGTCTCTCCTGGACCACAGAGTCCAGGACGTCCACTGCACTCACCTTCTCCGCGGTCACCTCTATCCCCTTTCACCTACACTTCCCTGAGCCCCAAACCTGACCACTCCCCCGTGAAACCGTCTTCACCTTCACTGCTCGGCAGCCCAGCTTCACAGTCACGCTCTCCCACTCAGACACCCGTACCCAAAGAAACAGCTAATCGCTTGCACCTCATCAATTCCAAACCGGTTTCACCcaccaaccacaacaatcaCTGGGCTGGGACACCCTCAGCTAACCAGAGTGCCACAGTTAAAACCATTTCACCCTCCACTCATTCATCAACGTCGGCACACAGAGCAGGAGCTCCCACAGCGAACACTCCCCGATACTCTGACCACTCGCAGGTCTGCTCTCACTGCCTTTCTGATAAAGTGACACATTGTACACACCCACAGTGTTATTGTTTGTGCTGACAGGAATGTTGTTCATTATTTGCCATTTCATAATGATGACatgaggttttttgttttttcctaggGTGCAATTCCAAATCAGGCTGCTCCACATGCCAACTCCCTGCCGCAAACGCAAGCACCAAACAGCCCCGGTTCAGTGATGGCGCAACACCAACCGTACGTCatcagatgtttttgtttgttcacaTTGTTACAGTACAGAACAAGTATTGCAGCTTTGGTGACTTTGTGGTTGAGGCTGCTTGCTCTCAATTTTAGGTATAaagctgtttacaactacaaaCCACAGAATTCAGACGAGTTGGAGCTCAGAGAAGGAGACATTGTACAAGTGGTGGAGAAATGTGATGATGGCTGGTTTGTAGGTATGTGGTTTATGTTTATATCTTTATAAATAAGTGCTATTTAAGTGTATCATACTGTGTATTGTAGAAACAAGACACTGAAGCAAGGTTTTATATAAAAATGGatggaataaaaaagaaagaaaggaatgtTTTGGCTTTGGGCGACAACTTGAATGCATATCTTTATTCATGTATTCACAATGTAACACTTGTCAAACTAGTCAAGCGTCTACAATAGTTTTGTCAccaggaaacaaaaacacatttttttaattcaagttTGCCATTTGACGTGTCACCCTTATTTAGATTGTCTGGGAATCACGACAGATATGTCTACAGTGTTAACATACACGACAATCCTTTTTTGTTACCAATTTCAAAACATTCTGCAGTGTCAGTGCCCCATCTAGTGGACACAATGATATATTGCATATGTAACAGGCACAGTTAAACAGCAGAAGATCCCACAGATTCACAGTTTCTGTTACATGACCACGACATATGTTCTGTCCCCTTTCTAGGTACGTCAGAACGGACTCGTGCTTTTGGGACTTTTCCTGGGAATTACGTGGCACCGGTTTGACTTCCTCACTTACTGCTTGCCCACATCCATCAGGGGTCATTAGAGGCCAACTAATAATGCCAATATCCACCACACTCCCCAAGTGTTGATTAGTACAGCCTGCATGTTCATGATGTGAAAGGGAAATGATGTGATTTCTCACCTCACCTCCCTGCATGTTTCCATGTGTGCTGCACAGAGATTCAATGAGTATATTTTCAAGCACATCACTTCAGAAGATTGAATGAATGCAGATGCCACTGTTTCAGATTGAAAGAATGGATTCTATTGTTCCACGACTCTTTGCAGCTGCAGGAAATTTGCATTTCTCCCCACTGAACAGCACTGTTTCTCCAGAGGTCCTCACAGTACGagactgcattcagcttttcatCGCCACAGTGTCGTCACAAACCACTGAAGTTTCAGTGAAGACCAGAACCTTTTCTAGCTTTCGTGGAATATTAATATTTCCTTCAAATATTTTCCCCAGATTGTCTTTCAGATCTCTGAACAGACCCGGCGCAGTTTTGAGGAAACAACACGATAATCTGTAAATGGTGCGCAAAGTAAAGTGCAGTGAGGGCTCAGACATATCAAGCTTGAATGATGAAAAGTATAAAATGCATGTATTGGTCGCCTAAGCAAGTTATTGATTGTATAATGGATGGTTTTTCTCATTTACAAGAAACAATGTTAAATGGCAAATTTGGAAGTAAAGAGAAGGAATGTGTTTGATGCTGTAAGAGAAgtatttgctttgaaactgaaTGTACAAGATGACCTGTGTCTGTAAGTCAAGACTAGATAATGGCTTCACAGCGATTGACTGAACGATCTTTTGAGGTATCTGACTTTATTCTGAATGTGCCAAAGCTAACCTTTATTCACACGCCTGTGTTAAACTGCACATTCCCAGCTCACTTTATTCTTGCTACATTTTCTACTACTGCTTCTACAGTGTTTTCCCAGCTTATGGGgtaaaaattcacattttgatAACAGTATTCAGAAAATCACATATATTTGTGCCCATGCAACCTCTGAGAGTTTGTAATCCTAACTAAAGCATCTTTATTCTAAAGTTATTTTGCAATTTTATAAGATACATTCATGatttcactgtaaaaaaaaaaatgtatatttagcaCACAAAAGATGATTGTACAGACTGTAACCTGTTATCAAATGGAAAGCataatatatatttgtttttaaaaaatatattgcaTATGTATGGTAcgcaatttttaaaataaatctattAAACATTACAGAGTGATAATGAAAGAagcttgtgtttatgtgttaatTTTTTTGGGAACAGTAATGTTGTTAGATATTAGAATAGCTAAACTAGATTATATATAAGGTAACAGGGactgtgtttaaatgtttatgcaGATTTTAATGCACCAGTGAGAGAAGATTTCACAATAACATAAACACATAGATGGTTATCCTTCTCCATATGTGCAGCAGGAAGTGAACTAGCCCACATTTAACTGAAATGCACAGATATTAGACATTAAATTCACTAAATAAGCTAAATAAATGGAATGATAGTCTACTGACAAATTGAGTGGtagttgttttgtttctcttgtGTTTCACCTGCTATATTTCTGCAGGTATGTTTGAATTGTGTTTGTCAAAAAAATATTGTATCCTTTTTTAACGATGTCTGAGTTGTAGACTGGGTACAGTAGTTCTTTGTTGGTACCATAAGgttttgtgcaaaagtcttgagccagccctcatttctttatattttgctaggaaaatctGAAATAGGTTCACTGCAATGACAGTGTGTTTGGCATCAATGTCATGCTAAAACATGAAGCTGCTCCCAATCAGACGCTTTCCAAATGGTAttacatggtggatcaaaatctgtcGAAATACATCATTCTATTAATTTtaacaagatctccaacacaaCTGGCTGGAATGCAGTCACAAActatgacagagcctccactatgttttacagatggccgTAGAACCATAAACTTCGAATTTGGATTCATAACTCCATAACACCTGTTGCAAataattttcagtccagtccagtttttttttctcctgtttccttTAAGAatagcttcttgacagccacccatccactgagaccatttctgctgagtcttcagtgaacagcagatggatcaactgaagtgCCAAATACATCTCACCGTGTCAGATCTTCACTTGATTTTTTCCTTATTTCtaaagacatgactttcagatactgttcatctgctgtagtttttttttttaggctgCCACCTGTCCAGCTTCCTCATATTTTATTAAGGACATTGCACACCATGCTCAGATTTGTTAGGTTTTTGGCTAATAGCCCTTTCGGAATTGACCTATTAGTGCAAAAATGCAgctttatgcctgtcaaactgtgttatgttTGGCAGTTTTCAAAGATTCGGGTAAAGAAATGGGAATGATGTGTTATTGCAACAAGTTGCCAGTAAAGTAAAAGATACAGTTTAAACCTGTTCTTTGCTTTGTTATGTGAAAAACGTAACACTCATCCCTTAAGGtaggtgggattttttttttaatccttgaGTAAATCATAGGTCAGTTTTAAGTGCCTTAGataaggaaatttaaaaaaaaaaaaaaaaaaaacattctttgaGTGTCATTGGACAACCCAATGTCcaataaaaaaattgaaaaactctcagaaagcctggagaactactcaaagtctggctccttggaaacaACGTATTAGGAAAAAAGGATGGCTCGCGACTGCACAGCGTGTCCCTCAACATTTAAGCAGTCCAAAGAAGCTGCTTGTGATTCTAAGTTTAACTGAAGCGACAGACTCACCACTAACGTGAACGAGCGACCTGTTCAGTCTCAGGTGAAATCCATGACACTCAATTACCTTCTTCGAGCGGGGGCGCGTGCCGTTGTGCTCTGCTCCGTCAGCAGGTGGCGCGTGAACACACAGCGCAACCACCctgttttgtttcgtttttttttttttaaaacaaatgattcAATTATCATTGCGGTACACTCCCCTGCTCTCCTTTCGCCTGCTCCTCCCTGATGCGACACGCCCTGGGCCGGTAACCATGTCATCGTTTTTATTTTGGGAACGGCACATGGCTCATACCATCACTGTTACAACTACGCGCGTCGTCACAAGTGGTGTTCACGCGTGCCATCCTCTCATCTGACTCAAAACTCCAGAGACACAGACTCGGCGGGAGTAGCAGTGGAGCTTTTCTGTTTCATGTTTGCGATTTGGTGACCGGAGTGAGCTGTGACCTGtcttggtatttttttttttcaatttattttttattttcaaacaggTGGGAAAAGAACCAAAGCCCACTACATTCAGCTTGGTAAGTGGCTACAGCGACCTGAACGGTTTAAACGGCTCTAAAGACTTGTAGCTAATTAATTTCATTCACGCAGCTTAATTGTGACTCTCAATACTCCTattttttggagggggggggCAGTTTTTCCTCCTCTGTTGCAGTGTTTGATTTATAAAACGTGACTCATTATGAGT includes these proteins:
- the sorbs3 gene encoding vinexin isoform X4; amino-acid sequence: MQSQQSAQVVADPDGTWIIYSGKPGVSSGQQLITSPDLTHKVIISPGLPTPPLSPFHSARLPSGEMKVSELNGGSPATLSFGSYYGPSQSNSGLSNGLRGSATLPRSTGPTREERLIKFSGIGPVDETGMPIASRSSVNKPKDWYKSMFRQIHKKPEEPELEPSEKWSAERIQLSANIEESNEADKNLFRLTPHGALPDWSEDVDRLSDPGKQHTQPKSIFDFEPGKSTTSESHSQTHLYAQKPQEKPKSPSIEEARARDPVTAPKSGTTSYSNSSASKQPVHHFVGTSSPSAPTYVERLSPANETMEVPPKKEEKKMKAARAKFDFQAQSPKELTLQKGDIVYIHRQVDANWFEGEHHGRAGIFPTTYVEVLPPTEKPTPIKSPSLQVLEYGEAVALFNFNADLPVELSFRKGEVISITRRVDDQWLEGRIPGTSRSGIFPANYVQVNKMPRTKYSMDDYSPGPMSPVSPGPQSPGRPLHSPSPRSPLSPFTYTSLSPKPDHSPVKPSSPSLLGSPASQSRSPTQTPVPKETANRLHLINSKPVSPTNHNNHWAGTPSANQSATVKTISPSTHSSTSAHRAGAPTANTPRYSDHSQGAIPNQAAPHANSLPQTQAPNSPGSVMAQHQPYKAVYNYKPQNSDELELREGDIVQVVEKCDDGWFVGTSERTRAFGTFPGNYVAPV
- the sorbs3 gene encoding vinexin isoform X1 is translated as MQSQQSAQVVADPDGTWIIYSGKPGVSSGQQLITSPDLTHKVIISPGLPTPPLSPFHSARLPSGEMKVSELNGGSPATLSFGSYYGPSQSNSGLSNGLRGSATLPRSTGPTREERLIKFSGIGPVDETGMPIASRSSVNKPKDWYKSMFRQIHKKPEEPELEPSEKWSAERIQLSANIEESNEADKNLFRLTPHGALPDWSEDVDRLSDPGKQHTQPKSIFDFEPGKSTTSESHSQTHLYAQKPQEKPKSPSIEASLVSELSRFEAELDSEIQGLERRLSQKKQHRGWGEEARARDPVTAPKSGTTSYSNSSASKQPVHHFVGTSSPSAPTYVERLSPANETMEVPPKKEEKKMKAARAKFDFQAQSPKELTLQKGDIVYIHRQVDANWFEGEHHGRAGIFPTTYVEVLPPTEKPTPIKSPSLQVLEYGEAVALFNFNADLPVELSFRKGEVISITRRVDDQWLEGRIPGTSRSGIFPANYVQVNKMPRTKYSMDDYSPGPMSPVSPGPQSPGRPLHSPSPRSPLSPFTYTSLSPKPDHSPVKPSSPSLLGSPASQSRSPTQTPVPKETANRLHLINSKPVSPTNHNNHWAGTPSANQSATVKTISPSTHSSTSAHRAGAPTANTPRYSDHSQGAIPNQAAPHANSLPQTQAPNSPGSVMAQHQPYKAVYNYKPQNSDELELREGDIVQVVEKCDDGWFVGTSERTRAFGTFPGNYVAPV
- the sorbs3 gene encoding vinexin isoform X6, which codes for MQSQQSAQVVADPDGTWIIYSGKPGVSSGQQLITSPDLTHKVIISPGLPTPPLSPFHSARLPSGEMKVSELNGGSPATLSFGSYYGPSQSNSGLSNGLRGSATLPRSTGPTREERLIKFSGIGPVDETGMPIASRSSVNKPKDWYKSMFRQIHKKPEEPELEPSEKWSAERIQLSANIEESNEADKNLFRLTPHGALPDWSEDVDRLSDPGKQHTQPKSIFDFEPGKSTTSESHSQTHLYAQKPQEKPKSPSIEASLVSELSRFEAELDSEIQGLERRLSQKKQHRGWGEEARARDPVTAPKSGTTSYSNSSASKQPVHHFVGTSSPSAPTYVERLSPANETMEVPPKKEEKKMKAARAKFDFQAQSPKELTLQKGDIVYIHRQVDANWFEGEHHGRAGIFPTTYVEVLPPTEKPTPIKSPSLQVLEYGEAVALFNFNADLPVELSFRKGEVISITRRVDDQWLEGRIPGTSRSGIFPANYVQGAIPNQAAPHANSLPQTQAPNSPGSVMAQHQPYKAVYNYKPQNSDELELREGDIVQVVEKCDDGWFVGTSERTRAFGTFPGNYVAPV
- the sorbs3 gene encoding vinexin isoform X2 produces the protein MQSQQSAQVVADPDGTWIIYSGKPGVSSGQQLITSPDLTHKVIISPGLPTPPLSPFHSARLPSGEMKVSELNGGSPATLSFGSYYGPSQSNSGLSNGLRGSATLPRSTGPTREERLIKFSGIGPVDETGMPIASRSSVNKPKDWYKSMFRQIHKKPEEPELEPSEKWSAERIQLSANIEESNEADKNLFRLTPHGALPDWSEDVDRLSDPGKQHTQPKSIFDFEPGKSTTSESHSQTHLYAQKPQEKPKSPSIEASLVSELSRFEAELDSEIQGLERRLSQKKQHRGWGEEARARDPVTAPKSGTTSYSNSSASKQPVHHFVGTSSPSAPTYERLSPANETMEVPPKKEEKKMKAARAKFDFQAQSPKELTLQKGDIVYIHRQVDANWFEGEHHGRAGIFPTTYVEVLPPTEKPTPIKSPSLQVLEYGEAVALFNFNADLPVELSFRKGEVISITRRVDDQWLEGRIPGTSRSGIFPANYVQVNKMPRTKYSMDDYSPGPMSPVSPGPQSPGRPLHSPSPRSPLSPFTYTSLSPKPDHSPVKPSSPSLLGSPASQSRSPTQTPVPKETANRLHLINSKPVSPTNHNNHWAGTPSANQSATVKTISPSTHSSTSAHRAGAPTANTPRYSDHSQGAIPNQAAPHANSLPQTQAPNSPGSVMAQHQPYKAVYNYKPQNSDELELREGDIVQVVEKCDDGWFVGTSERTRAFGTFPGNYVAPV
- the sorbs3 gene encoding vinexin isoform X3, with the translated sequence MQSQQSAQVVADPDGTWIIYSGKPGVSSGQQLITSPDLTHKVIISPGLPTPPLSPFHSARLPSGEMKVSELNGGSPATLSFGSYYGPSQSNSGLSNGLRGSATLPRSTGPTREERLIKFSGIGPVDETGMPIASRSSVNKPKDWYKSMFRQIHKKPEEPELEPSEKWSAERIQLSANIEESNEADKNLFRLTPHGALPDWSEDVDRLSDPGKQHTQPKSIFDFEPGKSTTSESHSQTHLYAQKPQEKPKSPSIEASLVSELSRFEAELDSEIQGLERRLSQKKQHRGWGEEARARDPVTAPKSGTTSYSNSSASKQPVHHFVGTSSPSAPTYVERLSPANETMEVPPKKEEKKMKAARAKFDFQAQSPKELTLQKGDIVYIHRQVDANWFEGEHHGRAGIFPTTYVEVLPPTEKPTPIKSPSLQVLEYGEAVALFNFNADLPVELSFRKGEVISITRRVDDQWLEGRIPGTSRSGIFPANYVQVNKMPRTKYSMDDYSPGPMSPVSPGPQSPGRPLHSPSPRSPLSPFTYTSLSPKPDHSPVKPSSPSLLGSPASQSRSPTQTPVPKETANRLHLINSKPVSPTNHNNHWAGTPSANQSATVKTISPSTHSSTSAHRAGAPTANTPRYSDHSQGAIPNQAAPHANSLPQTQAPNSPGSVMAQHQPYKAVYNYKPQNSDELELREGDIVQVVEKCDDGWFVDCLSDL